A genomic window from Populus alba chromosome 19, ASM523922v2, whole genome shotgun sequence includes:
- the LOC118038503 gene encoding LOW QUALITY PROTEIN: putative disease resistance protein At4g11170 (The sequence of the model RefSeq protein was modified relative to this genomic sequence to represent the inferred CDS: deleted 2 bases in 1 codon), with product MPQGIKYDVFLSFRGEDTRVGFTSHLHAALNRKQILTFIDDQLERGDEISASLLRTIEEAKLSVIVFSENYASSKWCLEELVKIFECRKNNGQIVIPVFYQVDPSHVRNQAGSFGDAFATLIKQKALTMDKEKSFTDALTDAANLSGWGLGNSGLESEFIEKIVGDVLEKLQAKSSSHTTGLFGIDDRVSAVESLLDMESPNVQIVGIWGMGGIGKTTIAEVVCNNVRSGFDRIFFANFRHQVDLQRSFLSQLLGQETLNTMSFRDPFVRDRLRRKKVLIVLDDVDNIMALEEWRDLLDGRNSSFGAGSKVLITSRDKQVLSNVVDETYEVKRLNYEVAIQLFSSKALKNSFPTIDQRDLIKQIVRHVQGNPLALKVLGASFYGKSIEKWRSASKKLAQDPQIERALRISYDGLDSEQKSIFLDIAHFFTGWEQHRATRILDGFYGRSVEFDISKLIDKCLITATHDDLEMHDLLQEMAFNIVRAESKFPGKRSRLCHLPDVVHVLEENKGTEEIEGISLDTSMLSRHIHLKSDAFTMMDGLRFLNFCHVGSSEEDKIHLPPAGLEYLPNKLRYLKWYGFPSKSLPPSFRAEHLVELHLRKSKLVKLWTGVKDVGNLRTIDLSESPFLTELPDLSMAKNLDVTTCPPISQNMTRLHLEQTSNKEVPQSVNCKLERLYLSGCSKITNFPENLKDIRILYLRGTAIKEVPSSIQFLTRLETLDMSGCLKLESFPEITVPMKSLQSLYLSKTGIKEIPLSIKDMVCLEVLTLHGTPIKELPLSIKDMVCLKDLTLHGTPIKGLPELPPSLRKLTTHNCASLETVTSIINIARLWDGLDFTNCLKLDQKPLVAAMHLKIQSGEEIPDGSIQMVLPGSEIPGWFGGEGIGSSVTIQLPSNCNRLKGIAFCLVFLLPLPSHDFDDRSYVHVYFDYHVKSKNGEHDGDDEAVLASEKTRALSFDLKTCDSDHMILRYELELVNHFRKYSGNEVTFKFYHHEVDNRRAFELKSWGVYLHFDENIPTDKKFKRKFWEIYRYVIFDRSTLIDKCLITTSDDRLEMHDLLQEMAFNIVRAESDFPGERSRLCHPRDVVQVLEENKGTQKIKGISLELDFRGEIHLKSDAFAMMDGLRFLNFYHDGSSQENKMQLPPTGLEYLPNELRYLLWDGFPSKSLPPSFRSEHLVQLHLRESKLVKLWTGVKDVGNLRAINLSCSPYLTELPDLSMAKNLERLRLEDCPSLTEVPSSLQYLDKLEEIDLRGCYNLRKVPQSVTGNLVRLSLSGCAEITKFPEISGDITILELKGTPIKEVPSSIQFLTRLRWLNMSCCSKLESFPEITVPMKWFAITPIKELLVNQRYGSQRLDLHGTPIKEVPELPPSLKTLTAHDCASLKTVTSTINIGLKLDFRNCFKLDQKQLIEAMHLKIQVSLLTPSLFLLSFLLASSHFRNVTSVLQSGEEIPYGRIQMVLPGSEIPEWFGDKGIGSSLTIQFPSNCHQLKGIAFCLVFLGPFPNQQVCCNYHVKGKNGFAFWEEQILTDVLVSCDSYHMILHYELKLGNHLRKYSGNEVTFNFHDRGVYRRPFEFKSCGVYLHFDENLPADKSSKEN from the exons TAACTTTCATAGATGATCAGCTTGAGAGAGGAGATGAGATTTCGGCATCACTTCTGAGAACAATTGAAGAGGCCAAGCTTtctgtgattgttttttctgaAAACTATGCATCTTCCAAATGGTGCTTGGAGGAGCTTGTAAAGATTTTTGAGTGTAGAAAAAACAATGGACAGATAGTTATTCCGGTATTCTACCAGGTGGATCCATCCCATGTAAGAAATCAAGCAGGAAGCTTTGGGGATGCATTTGCTACACTTATAAAGCAGAAAGCTCTGACGATGGACAAAGAGAAGAGCTTCACAGACGCTTTGACGGATGCAGCCAATTTATCTGGATGGGGCTTAGGGAATTCTGG GCTGGAGtctgaatttattgaaaaaatcgTTGGAGATGTTTTGGAAAAATTGCAAGCCAAGTCTTCTAGTCACACTACGGGTCTATTTGGAATTGATGATCGTGTTAGCGCAGTTGAGTCTTTGTTAGATATGGAATCTCCAAATGTTCAAATTGTAGGGATATGGGGAATGGGCGGTATCGGTAAAACAACGATTGCTGAAGTTGTGTGCAACAATGTTCGTTCTGGATTTGATAGAATCTTTTTTGCAAACTTTAGGCATCAAGTTGATTTGCAAAGAAGCTTTCTTTCACAGTTGCTTGGCCAAGAAACTCTGAACACTATGAGTTTTCGAGATCCTTTTGTGAGGGATAGACTTCGTCGTAAAAAGGTTTTGATTGTTCTGGATGATGTGGATAATATAATGGCTTTGGAAGAATGGAGAGATTTGCTTGATGGACGAAACAGTTCATTTGGTGCGGGCAGTAAAGTTCTCATAACAAGTAGGGACAAGCAAGTGCTTAGTAACGTAGTAGACGAAACATACGAGGTTAAGAGGTTGAACTATGAAGTAGCTATCCAACTCTTTAGCTCAAAAGCCTTGAAGAATTCCTTCCCCACAATTGATCAAAGAGACTTGATAAAACAGATTGTAAGGCATGTACAAGGCAATCCGTTGGCCCTTAAAGTTTTGGGTGCCTCTTTCTATGGTAAAAGCATCGAAAAATGGCGCAGTGCATCGAAGAAACTAGCCCAGGACCCTCAAATCGAAAGGGCGTTGAGAATTAGTTACGATGGGTTGGATTCAGAACAAAAATCCATATTTCTTGACATAGCACATTTCTTCACAGGATGGGAGCAACACCGAGCAACAAGAATATTAGATGGCTTTTATGGTCGGTCTGTGGAGTTCGATATAAGCAAGCTCATTGATAAGTGTCTCATAACTGCAACTCATGACGATCTAGAAATGCATGATTTACTACAAGAAATGGCATTTAACATTGTTCGTGCAGAATCTAAGTTTCCTGGCAAACGTAGCAGGTTATGTCATCTTCCTGATGTCGTTCATGTACTGGAGGAAAATAAG GGAACTGAAGAAATTGAAGGCATATCTTTGGACACGTCCATGTTATCGAGACACATACACTTGAAATCTGATGCCTTCACAATGATGGATGGTCTTCGATTTCTCAATTTCTGTCACGTAGGTTCCTCCGAAGAAGATAAAATTCACCTTCCTCCTGCTGGCCTCGAATATCTTCCTAATAAGCTGAGATATTTGAAATGGTATGGATTCCCTTCGAAATCCTTGCCGCCATCTTTTCGTGCTGAACACCTTGTCGAGCTTCACCTACGCAAAAGCAAGCTTGTAAAACTTTGGACAGGAGTAAAG GATGTTGGAAATTTAAGAACAATCGACCTATCTGAGTCTCCATTTTTGACGGAATTGCCAGATCTATCAATGGCCAAAAATTTAGATGTGACCACATGTCCACCGATTTCACAAAATATGACACGCTTACATTTGGAGCAAACTTCCAACAAAGAAGTTCCACAATCAGTTAATTGCAAGTTGGAACGTCTTTATCTAAGTGGTTGCTCAAAGATCACCAACTTTCCAGAGAATTTAAAGGATATAAGAATATTATATCTAAGGGGAACTGCAATTAAAGAGGTGCCCTCATCAATCCAGTTTCTCACAAGACTCGAAACGTTGGATATGAGTGGTTGCTTAAAACTTGAGAGCTTCCCAGAAATCACAGTGCCTATGAAATCTTTGCAGAGTCTTTACTTGAGTAAAACAGGCATTAAAGAGATACCCTTATCAATCAAAGATATGGTATGTTTGGAAGTTCTGACTTTGCATGGAACACCTATTAAAGAGCTACCCTTATCGATCAAAGATATGGTATGTTTGAAAGATCTGACTTTGCATGGAACACCTATTAAAGGGTTACCTGAGCTTCCCCCTTCGCTGAGGAAGCTAACAACACATAACTGTGCATCACTAGAAACCGTGACATCAATCATCAATATCGCCAGGTTATGGGATGGATTGGATTTTACAAATTGCTTGAAATTGGATCAGAAACCACTGGTAGCAGCAATGCACTTGAAAATTCAG TCCGGAGAGGAGATCCCAGATGGCAGTATTCAAATGGTTCTACCGGGGAGTGAAATTCCAGGATGGTTCGGTGGCGAAGGAATTGGATCTTCAGTTACCATACAGTTGCCCTCAAATTGTAATAGGCTCAAGGGAATTGCTTTCTGCCTTGTCTTTCTACTCCCTCTTCCCTCCCATGATTTCGATGATCGTTCTTATGTTCATGTATATTTTGATTATCATGTTAAGAGTAAAAACGGTGAgcatgatggtgatgatgaagcCGTCTTAGCTTCCGAGAAAACCCGTGCTCTATCATTTGACTTGAAGACATGTGACTCAGATCACATGATTCTACGCTACGAGCTCGAATTGGTAAATCATTTTCGTAAATATTCTGGCAATGAAGTAACATTTAAATTCTACCACCATGAAGTGGACAACCGAAGGGCTTTCGAGTTGAAAAGCTGGGGGGTGTATCTGCACTTTGATGAAAATATACCGACGGACAAAaagttcaaaagaaaattttgggagatata tcgGTATGTGATTTTCGATAGAAGCACGCTCATTGATAAGTGTCTCATAACTACTTCTGATGACCGTCTAGAAATGCATGATTTACTACAAGAAATGGCATTTAACATTGTTCGTGCAGAATCTGATTTTCCTGGCGAACGTAGCAGGTTATGTCATCCTCGTGATGTCGTTCAAGTATTGGAGGAAAATAAG ggaactcaaaaaattaaaggcatATCTTTGGAGTTAGATTTCCGGGGAGAGATACACTTGAAATCTGATGCCTTCGCAATGATGGATGGTCTTAGATTTCTCAATTTCTATCACGATGGTTCctcccaagaaaataaaatgcagCTTCCTCCTACTGGCCTCGAATATCTTCCTAATGAGCTGAGATATTTGCTATGGGATGGATTCCCTTCGAAATCCTTGCCGCCATCTTTTCGTTCTGAACACCTTGTCCAGCTTCACCTACGCGAAAGCAAGCTTGTAAAACTTTGGACAGGAGTAAAG GATGTTGGAAATTTAAGAGCAATCAACCTATCTTGCTCTCCATATTTGACGGAATTGCCAGATCTATCAATGGCCAAAAATTTAGAGCGCTTAAGACTAGAGGACTGTCCAAGCTTAACCGAGGTTCCGTCATCTCTTCAATATCTTGACAAGCTGGAAGAAATTGATCTCCGTGGTTGTTATAATCTTAGAA AAGTTCCACAATCAGTTACTGGCAATTTGGTTCGTCTTTCTCTAAGTGGTTGCGCAGAGATCACCAAGTTTCCAGAGATTTCAGGGGATATAACAATATTAGAACTAAAGGGAACACCTATTAAAGAGGTGCCATCATCAATCCAGTTTCTCACAAGACTCAGATGGTTGAATATGAGTTGTTGCTCAAAACTTGAGAGCTTCCCAGAAATCACAGTGCCTATGAAATGGTTTGCAATCACACCTATTAAAGAGCT CCTTGTCAATCAAAGATATGGTTCGCAACGTTTGGATTTGCATGGAACACCTATTAAAGAGGTACCTGAACTTCCCCCTTCGCTGAAGACTCTAACAGCACATGACTGTGCATCACTAAAAACCGTGACATCAACCATCAATATCGGCTTGAAATTGGATTTTAGAAATTGCTTCAAATTGGATCAGAAACAACTGATAGAGGCAATGCATTTGAAAATTCAGGTATCCCTCTTAACCCCGtctttatttcttctctctttcttgctTGCTTCATCACATTTTCGAAATGTGACTTCTGTGTTACAGTCCGGAGAGGAGATCCCATATGGCAGAATTCAAATGGTTCTACCGGGGAGTGAAATTCCAGAATGGTTCGGTGACAAAGGAATTGGATCTTCACTCACCATCCAGTTTCCCTCAAATTGTCATCAGCTCAAGGGAATTGCTTTCTGCCTTGTCTTTCTAGGCCCTTTTCCCAACCAACAGGTATGTTGTAATTACCATGTTAAGGGTAAAAACGGCTTTGCTTTCTGGGAAGAACAGATTCTAACAGATGTCTTGGTGTCATGTGACTCATATCACATGATTCTACACTACGAGCTCAAATTGGGAAATCATTTACGTAAATATTCTGGCAATGAAGTTACATTTAATTTCCACGACCGTGGAGTGTACCGAAGGCCTTTCGAGTTTAAAAGCTGCGGGGTGTATCTGCACTTTGATGAAAATCTACCGGCGGACAAAAgttcaaaagaaaattga